From Anas platyrhynchos isolate ZD024472 breed Pekin duck chromosome 16, IASCAAS_PekinDuck_T2T, whole genome shotgun sequence, a single genomic window includes:
- the RNF34 gene encoding E3 ubiquitin-protein ligase RNF34 isoform X1, protein MKAGATSMWASCCGLLNEVMGTGAVRGQQSGFAGGAGPFRFAPNTDFSAYPSPAAAGANIVCKACGLSFSVFRKKHVCCDCKKDFCSVCSVSQENLRRCSTCHLLQETAFQRPQLMRLKVKDLRQYLILRNIPTDTCREKEDLVDLVLCHHGLGPGEDTDAGSLRSSRSQTSGFFTHPFSMSVSVSSQGELANRRGSTGNGTPLRGQTETSSINNEEEESAEEQTPGLSRKRARASLSDISSLEDIEGLTVRQLKEILACNFVNYSGCCEKWELVEKVSRLYRESEENHKTQGEKMQLNDNDDNLCRICMDAVIDCVLLECGHMVTCTKCGKRMSECPICRQYVVRAVHVFKS, encoded by the exons aTGAAG GCGGGAGCTACTTCCATGTGGGCTTCCTGCTGTGGATTGCTGAATGAAGTCATGGGTACTGGAGCTGTCCGTGGCCAACAGTCTGGCtttgcgggaggcgctggcccCTTCAGGTTTGCACCAAATACAGACTTCTCGGCATACCcgtctccagctgcagcaggtgctAACATAGTTTGCAAAGCCTGTGGACTTTCCTTCTCAGTTTTTAGGAAAAAA CATGTGTGTTGTGACTGCAAGAAGGATTTTTGCTCGGTTTGTTCAGTCTCGCAAGAGAATCTCAGAAGGTGTTCTACTTGTCACTTGCTGcaagaaacagcatttcagcGACCTCAGTTAATGCGACTCAAAGTAAAGGATCTGCGTCAGTACCTTATTCTCAGAAACATACCCACAGATACgtgcagagagaaagaagactTGGTGGATCTTGTGCTGTGCCATCATGGGTTAGGTCCTGGGGAGGATACGGACGCTGGTAGCTTGCGCTCATCACGGTCACAGACTTCTGGGTTTTTTACTCATCCATTTTCTATGTCTGTATCGGTGTCTTCTCAAGGAGAACTTGCAAACAGAAGGGGAAGCACAGGAAATGGAACACCTTTACGG GGACAAACTGAAACATCTTCTATAAATaacgaagaagaagaaagtgCTGAGGAGCAG ACTCCTGGGTTGTCAAGAAAACGAGCAAGGGCATCTTTGTCTGATATTTCAAGTCTGGAAGACATTGAAGGCTTGACTGTTCGGCAGTTGAAGGAAATACTCGCGTGTAACTTTGTCAACTACTCAGGATGCTGTGAGAAATGGGAACTTGTGGAAAAAGTGAGCAGGCTATACAGAGAGAGCGAGGAAAACCACAAGACAC AGGGTGAGAAGATGCAGCTGAACGATAATGACGACAACTTGTGCCGGATCTGCATGGATGCAGTGATTGACTGCGTCCTGCTGGAGTGTGGCCACATGGTCACATGCACAAAGTGCGGCAAGAGAATGAGCGAGTGCCCCATCTGCCGACAGTACGTTGTGCGGGCTGTGCATGTGTTCAAATCATAA
- the RNF34 gene encoding E3 ubiquitin-protein ligase RNF34 isoform X2 produces the protein MWASCCGLLNEVMGTGAVRGQQSGFAGGAGPFRFAPNTDFSAYPSPAAAGANIVCKACGLSFSVFRKKHVCCDCKKDFCSVCSVSQENLRRCSTCHLLQETAFQRPQLMRLKVKDLRQYLILRNIPTDTCREKEDLVDLVLCHHGLGPGEDTDAGSLRSSRSQTSGFFTHPFSMSVSVSSQGELANRRGSTGNGTPLRGQTETSSINNEEEESAEEQTPGLSRKRARASLSDISSLEDIEGLTVRQLKEILACNFVNYSGCCEKWELVEKVSRLYRESEENHKTQGEKMQLNDNDDNLCRICMDAVIDCVLLECGHMVTCTKCGKRMSECPICRQYVVRAVHVFKS, from the exons ATGTGGGCTTCCTGCTGTGGATTGCTGAATGAAGTCATGGGTACTGGAGCTGTCCGTGGCCAACAGTCTGGCtttgcgggaggcgctggcccCTTCAGGTTTGCACCAAATACAGACTTCTCGGCATACCcgtctccagctgcagcaggtgctAACATAGTTTGCAAAGCCTGTGGACTTTCCTTCTCAGTTTTTAGGAAAAAA CATGTGTGTTGTGACTGCAAGAAGGATTTTTGCTCGGTTTGTTCAGTCTCGCAAGAGAATCTCAGAAGGTGTTCTACTTGTCACTTGCTGcaagaaacagcatttcagcGACCTCAGTTAATGCGACTCAAAGTAAAGGATCTGCGTCAGTACCTTATTCTCAGAAACATACCCACAGATACgtgcagagagaaagaagactTGGTGGATCTTGTGCTGTGCCATCATGGGTTAGGTCCTGGGGAGGATACGGACGCTGGTAGCTTGCGCTCATCACGGTCACAGACTTCTGGGTTTTTTACTCATCCATTTTCTATGTCTGTATCGGTGTCTTCTCAAGGAGAACTTGCAAACAGAAGGGGAAGCACAGGAAATGGAACACCTTTACGG GGACAAACTGAAACATCTTCTATAAATaacgaagaagaagaaagtgCTGAGGAGCAG ACTCCTGGGTTGTCAAGAAAACGAGCAAGGGCATCTTTGTCTGATATTTCAAGTCTGGAAGACATTGAAGGCTTGACTGTTCGGCAGTTGAAGGAAATACTCGCGTGTAACTTTGTCAACTACTCAGGATGCTGTGAGAAATGGGAACTTGTGGAAAAAGTGAGCAGGCTATACAGAGAGAGCGAGGAAAACCACAAGACAC AGGGTGAGAAGATGCAGCTGAACGATAATGACGACAACTTGTGCCGGATCTGCATGGATGCAGTGATTGACTGCGTCCTGCTGGAGTGTGGCCACATGGTCACATGCACAAAGTGCGGCAAGAGAATGAGCGAGTGCCCCATCTGCCGACAGTACGTTGTGCGGGCTGTGCATGTGTTCAAATCATAA